In Janibacter sp. CX7, a single genomic region encodes these proteins:
- the ilvA gene encoding threonine ammonia-lyase IlvA translates to MTAPLLTAAAVDEAAALLADVLPPTPLHRSERLSAATGADVWLKREDLQPVRSYKLRGAFTLIAHLSEEQRAKGVVAASAGNHAQGVAFAGQRLGVKARIYLPRNTPRQKRDRVATLGGDMVDVIVTGEVYDDAARAAAADAAESGAVVVPAFDALDTMAGQGTVAVEIARQLGRTPDLVTVPVGGGGLLGGMATWMAAHSSSTRLVGVEPEDAASMAAALAAGAPVDLETVSPFVDGAAVRRVGDLTHAAVDATGTELTSVAEGAICVEMLAMYQTDGIIAEPAGAMATTVLADLDITPGSTVVAVVSGGNNDVSRYAEIVERALIHEGRKHYFLVDFPQEPGALRRFLDEVLGPDDDIAYFEYVKRSNRETGPALVGLELGHPRDLLPLLARMETSPLTIERVDPGSPLFRFIG, encoded by the coding sequence GTGACCGCCCCGCTTCTCACCGCTGCCGCCGTCGACGAGGCGGCAGCCCTGCTCGCCGATGTCCTGCCGCCGACCCCGCTGCACCGCAGCGAGCGCCTGTCGGCCGCGACCGGCGCCGACGTCTGGCTCAAGCGCGAGGACCTGCAGCCGGTGCGGTCCTACAAGTTGCGAGGCGCCTTCACCCTCATCGCCCACCTCAGCGAGGAGCAGCGCGCGAAGGGAGTCGTCGCCGCCTCCGCGGGCAACCACGCCCAGGGGGTCGCCTTCGCCGGCCAGCGCCTCGGCGTCAAGGCGCGGATCTACCTGCCGCGCAACACTCCTCGGCAGAAGCGCGACCGCGTCGCAACCCTCGGCGGCGACATGGTCGACGTCATCGTCACCGGTGAGGTCTACGACGACGCAGCACGCGCAGCCGCGGCAGACGCTGCGGAGTCCGGTGCTGTCGTCGTGCCGGCCTTCGACGCCCTCGACACCATGGCCGGTCAGGGCACGGTCGCCGTCGAGATCGCCCGCCAGCTCGGCCGCACCCCCGACCTCGTCACCGTGCCCGTCGGCGGGGGCGGGCTGCTCGGCGGGATGGCGACGTGGATGGCGGCCCACTCCTCGAGCACGCGGCTCGTCGGGGTCGAGCCCGAGGACGCCGCCTCGATGGCCGCCGCCCTGGCCGCCGGGGCTCCGGTCGACCTCGAGACGGTCTCCCCCTTCGTCGACGGGGCGGCGGTGCGGCGGGTCGGCGACCTGACCCACGCGGCGGTCGACGCCACCGGCACCGAGCTGACGTCCGTCGCCGAGGGCGCGATCTGCGTCGAGATGCTCGCGATGTACCAGACCGACGGGATCATCGCCGAGCCCGCCGGTGCCATGGCGACCACGGTCCTCGCCGACCTCGACATCACGCCCGGGTCGACCGTCGTCGCCGTCGTCTCGGGCGGCAACAACGACGTCTCGCGCTACGCCGAGATCGTCGAGCGGGCGCTCATCCACGAGGGCCGCAAGCACTACTTCCTCGTCGACTTCCCGCAGGAGCCGGGCGCGCTGCGGCGCTTCCTCGACGAGGTGCTCGGGCCGGACGACGACATCGCCTACTTCGAGTACGTCAAGCGGAGCAACCGGGAGACCGGGCCAGCGCTCGTCGGCCTCGAGCTCGGCCACCCCCGCGACCTGCTGCCGCTGCTCGCCCGCATGGAGACCTCGCCACTCACGATCGAGCGGGTCGACCCGGGCAGCCCGCTCTTCCGCTTCATCGGCTGA
- a CDS encoding metal-sensitive transcriptional regulator, whose product MAGYSGSKDDYLKRLRRVEGQIRGISRMVEEDTYCIDILTQVSAATKALQAVSLGLLEDHVGHCVVDAAKESDEAAAEKVAEASAAIARLVRS is encoded by the coding sequence ATGGCCGGCTACAGCGGCAGCAAGGACGACTACCTCAAGCGGCTGCGCCGCGTCGAGGGGCAGATCCGCGGCATCTCGCGGATGGTCGAGGAGGACACCTACTGCATCGACATCCTCACCCAGGTGTCGGCGGCAACCAAGGCGCTGCAGGCCGTGAGCCTGGGCCTGCTCGAGGACCACGTCGGGCACTGCGTCGTCGACGCCGCGAAGGAGTCCGACGAGGCCGCAGCCGAGAAGGTGGCCGAGGCCAGCGCCGCCATCGCCCGCCTCGTCCGCTCCTGA
- a CDS encoding cation-translocating P-type ATPase: MSTTTASDPVAEPEASDRSVDLAITGMTCASCSARIERNLGKIDGVTATVNLATERANVTHPADVPVDELIKTVEASGYGASVLERESRLTPPTHTPVERDDLKRRAVVAGGLALVVLVLAMGPWDFAANPWIQWLLATPVVAWAAWPFHKAAYLNARQLASTMDTLVSLGVSAAYLWSTVTLLTGAGADGHYYFETAAVITAFLLIGRWLEARSRDEGRSALTELMDLGSKGVAVQRIDSRSRATTEVILPLDELQVGDHFIVRPGEKVATDGRVIDGSSSIDTSLVTGESVPVDVRSGDHVDAGTVNTSGRLVVEATAVGADTTYAQIVRLVEQAQTGKADVQRLADRVSAVFVPVVLGLALLTFVGWWVGSGSATTALGVAVSVLIIACPCALGLATPMALLVGTSRGAQRGVLIKGAQVLEDTRSVDTLVLDKTGTITTGVAQVTDLAAAPGLHPAAVLTAAAAVETGSEHPIARAIVRRAQDKGIKIPAIRDFEALPGSGAVATIKNTRVTVGRADLFDEVPAELATLERPGTTVFVGWDGIARGALTVADEIRETSGEAIRALRAEGLEVWLLSGDNEHNATTIAAQVGIEPEHVVADVRPQDKHDVIADLQEQGRVVAMVGDGVNDAAAIVKADLGMAMGTGTDVAMESADIVLVHADLESVPRAMQLSRETLATIKQNLGWAFGYNIVAIPLAMAGLLNPMIAGAAMALSSILVVLNSLRLRRSISD; encoded by the coding sequence ATGAGCACCACCACCGCGTCCGACCCCGTCGCCGAGCCCGAGGCGTCCGACCGCAGCGTCGACCTGGCGATCACCGGCATGACCTGCGCGTCGTGCAGCGCCCGCATCGAGCGCAACCTCGGCAAGATCGACGGCGTCACGGCCACGGTCAACCTCGCCACCGAGCGGGCGAACGTGACCCACCCGGCCGACGTCCCGGTGGACGAGCTCATCAAGACCGTCGAGGCCTCCGGCTACGGCGCCTCGGTCCTCGAGCGCGAGTCGCGCCTCACTCCCCCGACGCACACCCCGGTCGAACGCGACGACCTCAAGCGGCGCGCGGTGGTCGCCGGCGGACTGGCCCTCGTCGTCCTCGTGCTCGCGATGGGTCCCTGGGACTTCGCCGCCAACCCGTGGATCCAGTGGCTGCTCGCCACGCCGGTCGTCGCGTGGGCGGCATGGCCCTTCCACAAGGCCGCATACCTCAACGCGCGCCAGCTCGCCTCGACGATGGACACCCTCGTCAGCCTCGGCGTGAGCGCCGCCTACCTGTGGTCGACGGTCACCCTCCTCACGGGCGCCGGGGCCGACGGGCACTACTACTTCGAGACCGCGGCGGTCATCACCGCCTTCCTGCTCATCGGGCGCTGGCTGGAGGCCCGCAGCCGCGACGAGGGGCGCTCCGCCCTCACCGAGCTCATGGACCTCGGGTCGAAGGGGGTCGCCGTCCAGCGGATCGACTCCCGCAGCCGGGCGACGACCGAGGTGATCCTGCCCCTCGACGAGCTGCAGGTGGGCGACCACTTCATCGTGCGCCCGGGTGAGAAGGTCGCCACCGACGGTCGCGTCATCGACGGGTCGAGCTCCATCGACACCTCACTCGTCACCGGCGAGTCGGTGCCGGTCGACGTACGCTCCGGCGACCACGTCGACGCCGGCACGGTCAACACCTCCGGGCGGCTCGTCGTCGAGGCGACCGCTGTCGGGGCGGACACGACCTATGCGCAGATCGTGCGGCTGGTCGAGCAGGCCCAGACGGGCAAGGCCGACGTCCAGCGGCTGGCCGACCGGGTCTCCGCGGTCTTCGTGCCGGTCGTCCTCGGGCTCGCGCTGCTCACCTTCGTCGGGTGGTGGGTCGGCTCGGGCTCGGCGACCACCGCCCTCGGTGTCGCCGTCTCGGTCCTGATCATCGCCTGCCCCTGCGCGCTCGGCCTCGCGACGCCAATGGCACTGCTCGTCGGCACGAGCCGCGGCGCGCAGCGCGGGGTGCTCATCAAGGGCGCCCAGGTGCTCGAGGACACGCGCAGCGTCGACACTCTCGTGCTCGACAAGACCGGCACGATCACGACCGGCGTCGCCCAAGTCACCGACCTCGCCGCCGCGCCGGGGCTGCACCCGGCGGCCGTGCTGACCGCTGCCGCGGCCGTCGAGACGGGCAGCGAGCACCCGATCGCCCGGGCCATCGTGCGTCGGGCCCAGGACAAGGGCATCAAGATCCCGGCGATCCGTGACTTCGAGGCGCTGCCCGGGTCGGGCGCCGTGGCGACGATCAAGAACACGCGGGTCACCGTCGGGCGCGCCGACCTCTTCGACGAGGTGCCGGCCGAGCTCGCGACCCTCGAACGTCCCGGCACGACGGTCTTCGTCGGCTGGGACGGCATCGCCCGCGGAGCGCTGACGGTGGCCGACGAGATCCGCGAGACCTCTGGCGAAGCGATCCGCGCGCTGCGGGCCGAGGGGCTCGAGGTGTGGCTGCTCAGCGGCGACAACGAGCACAACGCGACGACCATCGCGGCCCAGGTCGGCATCGAGCCCGAGCACGTCGTCGCGGACGTGCGGCCGCAGGACAAGCACGACGTCATCGCCGACCTGCAGGAGCAGGGGCGGGTCGTGGCCATGGTCGGCGACGGGGTCAACGACGCCGCCGCGATCGTCAAGGCCGACCTCGGCATGGCGATGGGTACCGGCACCGACGTCGCGATGGAGTCGGCCGACATCGTCCTCGTGCACGCCGACCTCGAATCGGTCCCCCGCGCCATGCAGCTCTCCCGAGAGACGCTCGCGACCATCAAGCAGAACCTCGGCTGGGCCTTCGGCTACAACATCGTGGCGATCCCGCTGGCGATGGCCGGGCTGCTCAACCCGATGATCGCCGGCGCCGCCATGGCCCTGAGCTCGATCCTCGTCGTGCTCAACTCCCTTCGCCTGCGCCGCTCGATCTCGGACTGA
- a CDS encoding ABC transporter permease, protein MSTVTTSPSPTSTGSGTESTSTRSAWALVAQRELSVRLRDKTFIGSTLLSLVILVAVFGFQAWNANKEVTYELAVTTQSQQMGESIVAAAPDIDDKVTITLVDVDDAQAARAAVMDESADAWLHPADDGWELVGRSEVSAGLRDIATETVSSTVLAANAEKAGTDVATLQQGTAVTTDILDGDAEQQGIAKAVGFGMAILFYMSAVIFGMYLAMSVTEEKQSRIVEIIATSIPLRHLLFGKLIAAVVLAVAQLLLYAAVAVVGVSFTDWGDMLPSFTSGLAWFVVFFIAGFTMIAALYAVAGALASRQEDIQSTSMPVTMLLMFMFFGAMFATGRVVEVLAWIPPFSAVLQPMRLVSGESQWWQALISLGILAVATAGVILVAERIYRRALMQTGGKLTYKEAWNAEL, encoded by the coding sequence ATGAGCACCGTGACGACCTCCCCTTCGCCCACCTCGACGGGGTCGGGCACCGAGTCCACCTCGACCCGCAGCGCCTGGGCCCTCGTCGCCCAGCGTGAGCTGTCGGTGCGGCTGCGGGACAAGACCTTCATCGGGTCGACCCTGCTGTCGCTCGTCATCCTCGTCGCGGTCTTCGGATTCCAGGCGTGGAATGCCAACAAGGAGGTCACCTACGAGCTCGCCGTCACCACCCAGTCGCAGCAGATGGGGGAGTCGATCGTCGCGGCCGCTCCCGACATCGACGACAAGGTGACGATCACGCTCGTCGACGTCGACGACGCGCAGGCCGCCAGGGCCGCCGTCATGGACGAGTCCGCCGACGCCTGGCTGCACCCCGCCGACGACGGCTGGGAGCTCGTCGGTCGCTCGGAGGTCAGCGCTGGGCTGCGGGACATCGCCACCGAGACGGTGAGCAGCACCGTGCTCGCCGCCAATGCCGAGAAGGCCGGCACCGACGTCGCCACCCTCCAACAGGGGACCGCCGTCACGACCGACATCCTCGATGGTGACGCCGAGCAGCAGGGCATCGCCAAGGCGGTGGGCTTCGGCATGGCGATCCTCTTCTACATGTCCGCGGTGATCTTCGGGATGTACCTCGCCATGAGCGTCACCGAGGAGAAGCAGTCGCGCATCGTCGAGATCATCGCGACGTCGATCCCGCTGCGGCACCTGCTCTTCGGCAAGCTCATCGCGGCCGTCGTGCTCGCGGTGGCCCAGCTGCTGCTCTACGCGGCCGTGGCGGTCGTCGGGGTGAGCTTCACCGACTGGGGCGACATGCTGCCGAGCTTCACGAGCGGGCTGGCGTGGTTCGTCGTCTTCTTCATCGCGGGCTTCACGATGATCGCCGCGCTCTACGCGGTGGCCGGTGCGCTCGCCTCGCGTCAGGAGGACATCCAGTCGACGTCGATGCCCGTGACGATGCTGCTGATGTTCATGTTCTTCGGCGCGATGTTTGCCACCGGCCGCGTCGTCGAGGTCCTCGCGTGGATCCCGCCCTTCTCGGCGGTCCTGCAGCCGATGCGCCTGGTGTCGGGCGAGTCGCAGTGGTGGCAGGCCCTGATCAGCCTGGGGATCCTCGCGGTGGCCACCGCCGGCGTCATCCTCGTCGCCGAGCGCATCTACCGCCGCGCCCTGATGCAGACGGGCGGCAAGCTCACCTACAAGGAGGCGTGGAACGCCGAGCTGTGA
- a CDS encoding ABC transporter ATP-binding protein: MDRTPQTITVEGLTRRFGDFTAVDHVDFTVPQGQMTGFVGGNGAGKTTTMRMIMGVLTISEGRVLWGDRPITAADQRTIGYMPEERGLYPKQKVADQLIYLGQLRGLSARRSRESVMTLLERLGLGERTDDTVESLSLGNQQRVQIAAALMIEPAALILDEPFSGLDPDAVDSMADLLREHTARGVPVLFSSHQLDLVDRLCDQLVILAKGTVRATGTPTELRGGAPRRHKLVAVRDAGWVRDVAGVTALDVDGPTAILDLSADAEAERQRVLGEVLAEGLRRGGVTELTPIVPPLSEVYREVTA; the protein is encoded by the coding sequence ATGGACAGGACACCGCAGACGATCACAGTGGAGGGGCTGACGCGACGGTTCGGTGACTTCACCGCCGTCGACCACGTCGACTTCACGGTGCCGCAGGGGCAGATGACCGGGTTCGTCGGGGGCAACGGCGCCGGCAAGACGACGACGATGCGCATGATCATGGGCGTCCTCACGATCTCCGAGGGGCGGGTCCTCTGGGGCGACCGGCCGATCACCGCCGCCGACCAGCGCACCATCGGCTACATGCCGGAGGAGCGCGGGCTCTACCCGAAGCAGAAGGTCGCCGACCAGCTGATCTACCTCGGCCAGCTGCGCGGCCTGAGCGCCCGGCGCTCGCGGGAGTCGGTCATGACCCTCCTCGAGCGCCTCGGCCTCGGCGAGCGCACCGACGACACCGTCGAGTCGCTCTCGCTCGGCAACCAGCAGCGGGTGCAGATCGCCGCCGCGCTGATGATCGAGCCGGCGGCGCTCATCCTCGACGAGCCCTTCTCCGGCCTCGACCCCGACGCCGTGGACTCGATGGCCGATCTGCTGCGCGAGCACACGGCGCGCGGGGTGCCCGTGCTCTTCTCCAGCCACCAGCTCGACCTCGTCGACCGGCTGTGCGACCAGCTCGTCATCCTCGCGAAGGGGACGGTGCGCGCCACCGGCACGCCCACCGAGCTGCGGGGTGGCGCCCCGCGCCGGCACAAGCTCGTCGCGGTGCGTGACGCCGGCTGGGTGCGTGACGTCGCCGGGGTCACCGCGCTCGACGTGGACGGCCCGACGGCCATCCTCGACCTCTCGGCCGACGCCGAGGCCGAGCGCCAGCGGGTGCTCGGCGAGGTCCTCGCCGAAGGGCTGCGCCGAGGGGGCGTCACGGAGCTGACGCCGATCGTGCCGCCGCTGTCCGAGGTCTACCGGGAGGTGACGGCATGA
- a CDS encoding response regulator transcription factor, protein MSLPPPAGGGTGGRLRVLLVDDQPIIRSGFAMMLSVEDDLEVVGEASDGRQAVEMAREQRPDVIVMDVQMPVMDGIAATREIVAAGLGRVIILTTFDADSYLFDALEAGASGFLLKNAEADQLVDALRAVGHGHALLAPEVTQRVIAQMTAPAAGGGPGRHADLLGQLTERELEVLRLIGAGRSNSEIAADLVIGAATVKTHVSSIFAKLQVRDRVGAVILAHEAGIAG, encoded by the coding sequence ATGAGCTTGCCTCCGCCCGCAGGGGGCGGGACCGGCGGGCGGCTGCGGGTGCTGCTCGTCGACGACCAGCCGATCATCCGGTCGGGCTTCGCGATGATGCTCTCGGTCGAGGACGACCTCGAGGTCGTCGGTGAGGCGTCCGACGGGCGGCAGGCGGTCGAGATGGCGCGGGAGCAGCGGCCCGATGTCATCGTCATGGACGTGCAGATGCCGGTCATGGACGGCATCGCCGCAACCCGGGAGATCGTCGCCGCCGGGCTCGGGCGGGTCATCATCCTGACGACCTTCGACGCCGACAGCTACCTCTTCGACGCGCTGGAGGCCGGGGCGAGCGGGTTCCTGCTCAAGAACGCCGAGGCCGACCAGCTCGTCGACGCCCTGCGCGCCGTCGGGCACGGGCACGCGCTGCTCGCCCCCGAGGTGACCCAGCGGGTCATCGCGCAGATGACGGCGCCCGCCGCCGGTGGCGGGCCGGGCCGGCACGCCGACCTGCTCGGCCAGCTCACCGAGCGTGAGCTCGAGGTGCTGCGCCTCATCGGCGCCGGCCGCTCCAACTCCGAGATCGCCGCCGACCTCGTCATCGGCGCCGCGACGGTCAAGACGCACGTGTCGAGCATCTTCGCCAAGCTGCAGGTGCGGGATCGCGTCGGCGCGGTGATCCTCGCGCACGAGGCGGGCATCGCGGGCTGA
- a CDS encoding sensor histidine kinase — MAWSERVGDFFALDDDWVRPGGTISRGDLLFTLAVVAASLFVLELMRALGGLVEIDAPRWQQWLYTAVPALFLLTRRRFPLATVIGGSVAYWAISTLEPLMASLLSTQIAYFLVVLGGVAWARNRRAMALVYSVIIFAMGLWLIWGIAVGQVLGDMVEASDPDAWVPATVAAPLMLGAINVLYFGGAVLGGQVAWRSARQRAHLEQQTVTISEQTEQLREAAVIDERLRIARELHDVVAHHVSGIGVQAAAARRVMDRDPEAAKGALARIEGGSRDAVTQMRGLLGTLRMRESPAAADGHAPEPTLGDIAEMAQARSGSGLTVVHEVVEARDGDVDAVPASIGHSLYRTAQEALTNVTKHSTARTARVTVRVDGEHAEVEVTDDGRPLPGTSGTGMGQLGIRERVQSHHGSVEIGPRPLGGYRVRARIPLRSEGAR; from the coding sequence ATGGCCTGGTCGGAGCGCGTCGGCGACTTCTTCGCCCTCGACGACGACTGGGTCCGTCCCGGCGGCACGATCAGCCGCGGGGACCTCCTCTTCACCCTCGCGGTCGTCGCGGCCTCGCTCTTCGTCCTCGAGCTGATGCGCGCGCTCGGCGGGCTCGTCGAGATCGACGCCCCGCGGTGGCAGCAGTGGCTCTACACCGCGGTGCCCGCGCTCTTCCTGCTCACCCGGCGACGCTTCCCGCTCGCCACCGTCATCGGCGGCTCCGTCGCCTACTGGGCGATCTCGACGCTCGAGCCGCTCATGGCGAGCCTGCTGTCGACGCAGATCGCCTACTTCCTCGTCGTCCTCGGTGGCGTCGCGTGGGCGAGGAACCGTCGCGCGATGGCCCTCGTCTACTCGGTGATCATCTTCGCGATGGGTCTCTGGCTGATCTGGGGGATCGCCGTCGGCCAGGTCCTCGGCGACATGGTGGAGGCGAGCGACCCCGACGCGTGGGTCCCGGCGACCGTCGCCGCCCCGCTCATGCTCGGGGCCATCAACGTCCTGTACTTCGGCGGGGCCGTCCTCGGCGGGCAGGTCGCCTGGCGATCCGCACGGCAGCGGGCGCACCTCGAGCAGCAGACCGTCACGATCAGCGAGCAGACCGAGCAGCTGCGCGAGGCGGCCGTCATCGACGAACGTCTGCGCATCGCCCGCGAGCTGCACGACGTCGTCGCCCACCACGTCTCCGGGATCGGGGTGCAGGCGGCCGCGGCCCGTCGGGTCATGGACCGTGACCCCGAGGCGGCGAAGGGGGCGCTCGCCCGGATCGAGGGTGGCAGCCGCGACGCCGTCACGCAGATGCGTGGGCTCCTCGGCACGCTGCGGATGCGAGAGTCCCCGGCCGCCGCGGACGGCCACGCCCCGGAGCCGACGCTCGGCGACATCGCCGAGATGGCGCAGGCCCGCAGCGGGTCGGGTCTGACCGTGGTCCACGAGGTCGTCGAGGCCCGCGATGGTGACGTCGACGCCGTGCCGGCATCGATCGGGCACTCCCTCTACCGCACCGCCCAGGAGGCGCTGACCAATGTCACGAAGCACTCGACCGCCCGCACCGCGCGCGTGACCGTGCGCGTCGACGGCGAGCACGCCGAGGTCGAGGTCACCGACGACGGCCGGCCGCTCCCGGGCACCTCCGGCACCGGCATGGGCCAGCTCGGTATCCGCGAGCGGGTCCAGTCGCACCACGGGAGCGTCGAGATCGGGCCGCGACCGCTGGGTGGCTATCGGGTCCGGGCGCGGATCCCCCTTCGCTCCGAGGGTGCGCGATGA
- a CDS encoding VOC family protein, giving the protein MRVDHVSYAADQSGVKATAERLGDALGVTPVDGGIHPRFGTRNMILPLAHERYVEIVEVLDHPSSDKAPFGQVVRARSEAGGGWMGWVIRVDDEIEKVEERLDRKAVDGNRRLSDGREFLWKQIGIKGTLADPQLPFFVKWGEGSPHPSQEASTDVTIASLMIAGDPARVTDWLGGRTPEETSSVITFDFVAPHGTPGLMSVTFNTPGGPVTL; this is encoded by the coding sequence ATGCGCGTTGACCACGTCTCCTATGCTGCAGACCAGTCCGGTGTCAAGGCCACGGCCGAGCGCCTCGGCGATGCCCTGGGCGTCACTCCCGTCGACGGGGGCATCCACCCGCGCTTCGGCACGCGCAACATGATCCTGCCGCTCGCCCACGAGCGCTACGTCGAGATCGTCGAGGTCCTCGACCACCCCAGCTCCGACAAGGCCCCCTTCGGCCAGGTCGTGCGCGCCCGCTCCGAGGCCGGCGGCGGCTGGATGGGCTGGGTCATCCGGGTCGACGACGAGATCGAGAAGGTCGAGGAGCGCCTCGACCGCAAGGCCGTCGACGGCAACCGTCGCCTCTCCGACGGTCGCGAGTTCCTCTGGAAGCAGATCGGCATCAAGGGCACCCTCGCCGACCCGCAGCTGCCCTTCTTCGTCAAGTGGGGCGAGGGCTCGCCGCACCCGTCGCAGGAGGCGTCGACCGACGTCACCATCGCCTCGCTCATGATCGCCGGCGACCCGGCCCGCGTCACCGACTGGCTCGGTGGGCGCACGCCGGAGGAGACCTCGTCGGTCATCACCTTCGACTTCGTCGCGCCGCACGGCACGCCCGGCCTGATGTCGGTCACCTTCAACACCCCGGGTGGCCCGGTCACCCTCTGA